A region of the Oceanihabitans sp. IOP_32 genome:
TATCGCGGGCATATTTATCTATTTCTTTGGTAAGGGCCCTCATATCGGTAGTAATCGACACTTTATTTATACTTGCAGATTCTAGAAGCGTTAAATCGTCATAGATTTTTTTTACGCGCTTGTAAATAAATTTTTCGGTTCTCATTTGAATAAGAACAAAGGAGAACAAATAACAAATTAAGGTAAATACCAGAATAAAGCTCCAATTAAGAGAGTAAAAAACGTATAAGAAAACAGAGAGTAAGGCACCAATAAAAAGTGCCATATATAAAGATGTTATAATTGCAAATCGAGACGACTTTTTTAAATTCACCATATTACAATAATTATCGCACAAACTTATAGCCTACACCCTTAACGGTTTTAAAGCTATGGTCGCCTATCTTTTCACGCAGTTTACGAATATGAACATCTATGGTTCTGCCCCCTACGACCACCTCATGCCCCCAAACCTTATCTAATATGTCGTCGCGTTTAAACACTTTCCCAGGGTTTGAGCTCAATAAACAAAGGAGCTCGAACTCCTTACGAGGTAAAGGAATTTCCTCTCCTTTTAAGGTAATTTTGTAGGCTTCTTTATTAATAATTAAATCTCCTATTTTAACCGTGCTATTTTTAGTATCGTGATTAAATCTGCGTAAAAGGGCATTCACTTTGCTAACCAAAACTTTAGGTTTTATAGGTTTTGTAATATAATCGTCGGCTCCAGCCTCAAAACCTGCCACCTGAGAGTAGTCTTCGCCTCTTGCTGTTAAAAAGGTA
Encoded here:
- a CDS encoding response regulator transcription factor, which gives rise to MHKKDIKILLVDDEPDILEIVGYNLSQEGYQIITANNGAKAVKKAKKERPHLIIMDVMMPEMDGIEACEIIRENPDLKETIITFLTARGEDYSQVAGFEAGADDYITKPIKPKVLVSKVNALLRRFNHDTKNSTVKIGDLIINKEAYKITLKGEEIPLPRKEFELLCLLSSNPGKVFKRDDILDKVWGHEVVVGGRTIDVHIRKLREKIGDHSFKTVKGVGYKFVR